A window from Nycticebus coucang isolate mNycCou1 chromosome X, mNycCou1.pri, whole genome shotgun sequence encodes these proteins:
- the LOC128577431 gene encoding phorbol-12-myristate-13-acetate-induced protein 1-like has protein sequence MPGKKACENAQPSPARTGFEEECAAQLRRLGDKLNFRQKLLNLITKFCSGT, from the coding sequence ATGCCCGGGAAGAAGGCGTGTGAGAACGCGCAACCGAGCCCCGCGCGGACTGGGTTCGAAGAGGAGTGTGCTGCTCAGCTCAGGAGACTGGGAGACAAACTGAATTTCCGGCAGAAACTTCTGAATCTGATAaccaaattctgctcaggaacctga